GTATATGGTAAGACGGGTATTCAGATAATGAATTTTAATTCACTTTTCCAGTTGGATACTTTACGCCGTAATAATGACAGTGCGTTGGCGGCAGCAGATAAGATTCTGTTTATGCCGGATGCATTGAGTTATATGCTGACCGGGGAAATGGTGACGGAATATACGATTGCTTCGACAGCCCAACTGGTGAATGCACAAACCCGCAGTCTCGAACCGGAATTGCTGAAAGCAGTCGGATTGAGCGAAAAGAACTTCGGGCGTTTTGTATTCCCGGGTGAAAAGGTAGGAGTACTGACAGAAGAAGTACAGAAGATTACCGGACTGGGAGCTATCCCTGTGATTGCCGTAGCCGGACATGATACGGGTTCTGCCGTTGCTGCCGTTCCGGCATTAGACCGTAACTTTGCTTACCTGAGCAGTGGGACATGGTCACTGATGGGCGTTGAAACGGATGCTCCGGTAATCAATGCCGAAACGGAAGCACTGAACTTTACCAATGAAGGCGGTGTGGAAGGAACTATCCGCCTGCTGAAGAATATCTGCGGAATGTGGTTGCTGGAACGCTGTCGCTTGAATTGGGGGGATACAAGTTATCCCGAACTTATCAGCGAGGCAGATGCTTGCGAGCCGTTCCGCAGCTTGATTAATCCCGATGATGACTGCTTCGCGAATCCTGCGGATATGGAAAAGGCTATTGCAGAATATTGTCATGCTACCGGACAGCCTGTTCCCGGACAGCGCGGGCAGGTGGTGCGCTGTATCTTCGAGAGTCTGGCTTTGCGTTACCGTCAAGTATTGGAGAACTTGCGTTCACTTTCTCCCCGTCCGATTGATACCTTGCACGTGATTGGCGGTGGCAGCCGGAACGATTTGCTGAACCAGTTTACTGCCAATGCTATCGGTATTCCGGTGGTTGCGGGACCGTCCGAAGCTACCGCTATCGGTAATGTGATGATTCAGGCAATGGCGGCAGGTGAAGCGACGGATGTGGCAGGTATGCGCCGGTTGATAAACAGTTCCATCCCGTTGAAAACGTATCAGCCACAAGATACGGAAGCGTGGGACGCGGCTTATATCCACTTTAAAAACTGTATCCGATAATTAATAAATTAACCGACAGAATAATCATTTTAAACAATAGAATATCATGAAAAAAGAAGAACTGATTCAGAAAGCGTATGAGATTGCTGTGGAACGTTATGCAGCAGTAGGTGTGGACACCGAACAAGTATTGAAGACTATGCAGGATTTTCATCTGTCACTCCACTGCTGGCAGGCTGACGACGTAGCAGGATTCGAAGTGCAGGCCGGCTCATTGACTGGCGGTATCCAGGCTACCGGCAACTATCCGGGCAAAGCCCGCAACATCGACGAACTGCGTGCCGACATCTTGAAAGCCGCTTCTTATATCCCGGGTACTCACCGTCTGAATCTGCATGAAATCTATGGTGATTTCCAGGGCAAAGTAGTAGACCGTGACCAGGTAGAACCGGAGCATTTCAAGAGCTGGATAGAATGGGGTAAAGAGCATAACATGAAACTTGATTTCAACTCCACTTCTTTCTCGCATCCGAAGTCAGGTGATTTGTCTCTTTCTAATCCGGACGAAGGTATCCGCCAGTTCTGGATTGAGCATACAAAACGTTGCCGTGCAGTTGCCGAAGAAATGGGTAAGGCACAGGGCGACCCGTGTATCATGAATCTTTGGGTACACGACGGAAGCAAAGATATCACAGTGAACCGCATGAAATATCGTGCATTGTTGAAAGATTCTCTGGACCAGATTTTCGCTACCGAATATAAGAATATGAAGGACTGTATCGAATCTAAAGTGTTCGGTATCGGTCTGGAAAGCTACACGGTAGGTTCTAATGACTTCTATATCGGTTATGGCGCTTCACGCAACAAGATGATTACGCTGGATACCGGTCACTTCCACCCGACGGAAAGTGTGGCTGACAAAGTATCTTCACTGTTGCTTTATGTTCCCGAACTGATGTTGCACGTAAGCCGTCCGGTTCGTTGGGATTCCGACCACGTTACTATCATGGACGATCCGACTATGGAACTGTTCAGCGAAATCGTTCGTTGTGGCGCATTAGACCGCGTACACTATGGTCTTGACTATTTCGACGCTTCTATCAACCGTATCGGCGCTTACGTAATCGGTAGCCGTGCCGCACAGAAATGTATGACTCGCGCCCTGCTTGAACCGATTGCCAAATTGCGTGAATACGAAGCCAACGGACAGGGATTCCAGCGTCTGGCTCTGCTCGAAGAAGAAAAAGCGCTTCCTTGGAATGCTGTATGGGATATGTTCTGCTTGAAGAACAATGTTCCGGTAGGCGAAGATTTCATTGCGGAAATCGAAAAGTACGAAGCCGAAGTAACTTCTAAACGATAAGTTATGGAGATTTTAATCGGCTTGTTGATTATAGCCATCGGTAGCTTTTGCCAGTCCAGTTCCTATGTACCTATTAAAAAGGTAAAGGAATGGAGCTGGGAAAGCTTCTGGTTGATACAAGGTGTATTTGCCTGGTTAGTGTTCCCGTTTCTGGGTTCACTGCTGGGTGTACCCCAAGGGGGCAGTCTGCTCGACTTGTGGGGAGCGGGTGGTGCTGGAATGAGCATCTTTTATGGTGTATTGTGGGGAGTAGGCGGTTTGACCTTCGGGCTTTCCATGCGCTATCTGGGTGTTGCGCTGGGACAGAGTATCTCACTGGGTACTTGTGCCGGTTTCGGAACACTTCTTCCGGCTCTTTTCGCAGGAACGAATTTGTTGGCAGGCAACGGACTGATTCTTCTATTGGGTGTTTGCATTACGCTGGCAGGTATTGCCGTTATCGGTTATGCCGGCAGCCTGCGTGCGCAAAACATGAGTGAAGAGGAAAAGCGTGCTGCCGTGAAAGACTTTGCTTTAACAAAAGGTTTGCTTGTAGCATTGTTGGCGGGTGTGATGAGCGCCTGTTTCGCTTTAGGACTGGATGCCGGAACGCCTATCAAGGAAGCAGCTTTGGCAGGTGGCGTTGAAGGACTTTATGCAGGTCTTCCTGTTATCTTCCTGGTTACGTTCGGTGGATTCCTGACGAATGCAGTGTACTGTCTGCAACAGAATGTGGCTAATAAGTCTATGGGTGACTATGCTAAAGGAAAAGTATGGGGCAATAATCTGGTGTTCTGCGCATTGGCAGGCGTACTGTGGTATATGCAGTTCTTCGGACTGGAAATGGGCAAGAGCTTCCTTACGGAAAGTCCCGTATTGCTGGCTTTCTCCTGGTGTATCCTGATGGCATTGAATGTGACCTTCAGTAATGTTTGGGGAATTATCCTGAAAGAATGGAAGGGAGTATCTACCAAGACTATCACTGTACTAATCTGCGGATTGGTAGTGTTGATTTTCTCGCTGGTGTTCCCGAATTTGTTTTAAAAATTTCAGGCACGGATTACACGGATTACGCAGTTTTTTTATAAATTGCGACAAAATCCGTGTAATCCGTGTAATCCGTGCCTAATTAAAATACATATTATAATGAAATCAATTTTAGAAAATCGTCCGGCACTGGCCAGGGAAGTAAACAAGGTAGCGGAAGTTGCCGGATACTTGTGGCAGAAAGGATGGGCTGAACGTAACGGTGGTAATATCACTGTTAATATCACAGAGTTTGTAGACGATGAAATCCGTCAGATGCAGCCGATTAGCGAAGTAAAACAGATTGGTGTCACATTGCCTTACCTGAAAGGATGCTACTTTTACTGCAAGGGAACCAACAAACGTATGCGTGATTTAGCCCGCTGGCCGATGGAGAATGGTTCGGTAATCCGAATTTTGGATGACTGTGCCAGCTACGTAATTATTGCTGATGAAGCGGTGGCTCCGACATCGGAATTGCCGTCTCACCTGAGCGTACATAATGACCTGTTGAGTAAGAACTCTCCTTATAAAGCATCCGTGCATACTCACCCGATTGAGTTGATTGCTATGACGCATTGCCCGAAATTCCTGGAAAAAGATGTGGCTACCAATCTATTGTGGAGCATGATTCCCGAAACAAAGGCATTCTGCCCGCGTGGTCTGGGTATCATTCCTTATAAATTGCCTAGTTCGGTAGAACTGGCGGAAGCTACTATCAAGGAATTGCAGGACTATGATGTCGTGATGTGGGAGAAACACGGCGTATTCGCAGTAGACTGTGACGTGATGCAGGCATTCGACCAGATTGATGTGTTGAATAAATCCGCTTTAATCTATATCGCAGCCAAGAATATGGGCTTCGAACCGGATGGCATGAGCCAGGAGCAGATGAAAGAAATGTCAGTTGCTTTCAATCTTCCTAAATAATATTTGTACTAGTCGTTGAATTTATCTACTTTAGCAACCGCAATATTTTCTGTCATGGGAGATGTTGCGGTTAACCCTTTAAACAAATAACACAACCATGAATCGCATTATTTTAAATGAGACTTCTTATTTCGGTGCCGGATGCCGGAGTGTAATTGCTGTGGAAGCAGCAAGACGTGGCTTTAAGAAAGCCTTTTTTGTAACGGATAAGGACCTTATCAAGTTTGGTGTGGCTGCCGAAATCATTAAAGTCTTTGATGAAAATAAAATTCCTTACGAACTTTACAGTGATGTAAAAGCCAATCCTACTATCGCCAATGTACAAAACGGTGTGGCTGCCTACAAGGCTTCCGGTGCTGATTTTATCGTTGCTTTGGGTGGCGGTTCTTCTATTGATACAGCCAAAGGTATCGGTATCGTTGTGAACAACCCGGATTTTGCTGACGTGAAATCTCTGGAAGGTGTAGCGGATACCAAACACAAGGCCGTGCCTACCTTCGCATTGCCTACTACTGCCGGAACGGCTGCCGAAGTGACTATCAATTACGTGATTATTGACGAGGACGCACGTAAAAAGATGGTTTGCGTAGACCCGAACGATATTCCTGCCGTGGCTATCGTAGACCCCGAACTGATGTATTCTATGCCGAAAGGGCTGACCGCCGCTACGGGTATGGACGCTTTGACGCACGCTATCGAAAGTTATATTACTCCGGGTGCCTGGGCTATGAGCGATATGTTCGAACTGAAAGCTATCGAAATGATTGCACAGAACTTGAAAGCGGCTGTGGATAACGGCAAAGATGTAGTTGCCCGCGAAGCCATGTCTCAGGCACAATACATTGCCGGAATGGGATTCTCTAACGTCGGTTTGGGAATCGTTCACTCGATGGCTCACCCGCTGGGTGCTTTCTATGATACTCCTCACGGTGTGGCAAATGCTTTGCTGTTGCCTTACGTGATGGAATATAACGCTGAATCTCCGGCTGCTCCTAAGTATATCAATATTGCGAAAGCGATGGGCGTAGACACTGCCGAAATGAGTGAGGCGGAAGGTGTGAAGGCGGCTATTGAAGCTGTAAAAGCCCTTTCTCTCAGCATCGGTATCCCTCAGAAACTGCATGAAATCAATGTGAAGGAAGAAGATATTCCTGCATTGGCAGTAGCAGCTTTCAATGATGTTTGTACGGGTGGTAATCCTCGTCCTACTTCGGTAGAAGACATCGAGGCTCTGTATCATAAAGCTTTCTAAATCTGATTCTATTAGATTTATTTTAAATAGACATCCGGGGCTGCCTGAAGGTACGCTCCGGATGTTTTTTGTTTCTTAGCGTGTGTTTTCTGAAAATAATTCCTATTTTTGTCCAATCCAATTGCATGAAAACACGTTGATATGACTGAGGACAATAGCTTAGGACTTGAATTCAAATATCTGATTGTAAATGACATGGACCGTAAGTTCGGTTTATGGGTCAATACTGTCGGCTATCAGTCTATCCCGCCCGATTCGCCTTACCCGTTGAAAGAGCATCCTTCCGGTTACTTCTTCAATGCGGAAAAAGGACGGGTACTCCGTGAATACCAGTTGGTTTATATCACCAAGGGTCGCGGTTTGTTTTCATCCGATTCCACTTCCGAAAAACAGGTTTGTAAAGGCAGGCTGATGGTATTGTTTCCCGGTCAGTGGCATACTTATCGTCCGTTGCGGCAGACAGGCTGGACGGAGTATTATATCGGTTTTGAGGGGCCGGCAATAGATGCCATTGTGGATACTTCTTTTTTATCACCTGAACAGCAGATATTAGAGGTGGGTATCAATGAAGAGCTGGTTTCATTGTTTTCCCGTGCCCTTGCAGTAGCCGAGGCGGACAAGATTTCGGCACAGCAATATCTATCCGGTATTGTGCTTCACATGATTGGCATGATTCTCTCTGTCTCTAAAAATAAGGTTTTTGAAATGAGTGACGTCGACCAGAAGATAGAGCAGGCAAAGATTATAATGAACGAGAATGTATCCGGTAATGTAGACCCGGAAGAACTGGCGATGCGGCTCAATATCAGTTATTCATGGTTCCGCCGTGTCTTTAAAGAATATACGGGTTATGCTCCCGCTAAATATTTCCAGGAATTGAAACTCCGTAAGGCCAAGCAAATGCTGGTGGGTACTTCTCAATCGGTGAAAGAGATTTCTTTTTTCCTTGGTTTTCAGTCTACCGAATATTTCTTTTCTTTCTTTAAGAAGCGGACAGGACTTACTCCGTTGGAGTATCGTTCGTTTGGAAGGGAGGAATAAAATAGCGTTTGAGAGTCGCCTTAGTAGGGGATAAAATATGAAACAGAGGATTTGGATAGCATTAAAGGGTTATAGACCAATATTAAAAAATATATTTATTTTGGTTGCTTTGAATCTTTTATTCCATTATATTTGGCAGCGTGTAACAGATTAAATGGAAATGATACCAGAAAAACAACATGTTGACTTTGAGCAGATTTATATTGCTTATTTTTCCAGAATGAAATACTTTGCCCAAGAGTATGTTCTTTCGGATGAAGACGCTGAAAACATAGTGCAAGATGTTTTCCTTGAACTTTGGGAGCGAAAAGAAATGCTGGAACTGCCGATTAATATTATTGCTTACCTTTTCACTGCTATAAAGAATCGGTGCATTGATTTCTTACGCCGGAAAATATTAATAAGAGATATTGAAGATAAACTACAAGAAGAATACCGTCTTACTTTACAAGTGAAGTACTACTCGCTGGAGCATTTTGATTTGGATATTCTGGAGGAAAAAAGTATAGAACAAATTTTATCTAAGGCTATTGATGCACTACCCGAAAAATGTAGGGAGATTTTTATAAAAAATAAAATTGAAGGTAAAAAGCAAAAAGAAATTGCTGCGGAATTAAACATATCTGTTAATACAGTTGAAACCCAAATGGGTATCGCTTACAAGAAACTTAAAACTGAACTGAAAGACTATTTTCCTCTCTTCCTTTTTCTACTTTATTTGTGATTGAAATAAAAAAAATGATTTTCTTTTGGCGGATTTTTTCTTTTGGCTCGTTTACATAATGAACTTAGAAGAAAAAAAAGATGGACGAACGGATATTAAAATATTTTCAAAACGAGTTGGATATCGCTGAAAGATTAAAACTTCTGCGAGAAATAGAGAAAGATGATATTTTAAAAAAACAATTTAGTGAGTATCAAAACATACGTGCTTTGATGAACTTGTCTTCGTACATGGAGAATGTTGAAGAGGGGAAGGTTAAATACAGTCATTTTACACAATGGGTTTTAAACAGAAAACGTCATCAATACCTGTTTAAGTTAATGAAATATGCAGCAGCAGTTGTATTATTGATTGTTTCTACATGTTGGCTGACATTATGGACCTCTTCAAGATTGAGTAATGATAATCTTATAGCAGAAACAAATACACTGTATGTACCGGCAGGACAACGTGCCTGTATCACTCTTCAAGACGGAAGTGTCGTTTGGCTTAACGCACAGTCTACTTTAATTTACCCTTCACATTTCTGGGGAACGGAGCGCAAGGTTCAGATTATAGGAGAAGCCTTTTTTGAGATAGCTAAGAATGAAAAGAAACCATTCTATGTAGTTGCTCAAAATGTAGAGATGCGAGTGCTGGGTACTAAATTTAATGTATATAGCTATCCTGAAACGGGATTAACCCGAACGAGTTTGATTGAAGGAGCGGTACAGGTGAGCTGTGACGATGGTAGAGAAAAAGTAATTTTGAAACCTAATGAACAGGTAACAGTAAGAAATGGACAAATGACTGTTGATCTGATAGAATTTCCTGATGCTTTACTTTGGAAGGAGGGAATATATAGTTTTAATAATGAACGTCTGATTGATATAACCAAGAAGCTCGAATTGTATTATGATGTAAAGATAGTTGTTTCTAGTCAACAGTTGAGAAATATCAGATATACTTGTAAATTCAGGCAGAGAGATGGCATTGATGAGATACTGAAAGTTATACAGCAGATTCACCATTTTAAGATAAACAAAGATAAAGAGAAGAATACTTTTACATTAAACTAATAACGATTGTCTAATCTTTAAAATCATACATACCATGGAAACATAAATATATTAGCCTTATAGAAAAATGAAAGCGACAAATGTACCACCATTTGTCGCCGGATGAAAAGTAAACACAAGAGTCAATTTAGTATTCACTTTACATTATACAAAGATATGAAAATAAATCCTTTGTTATTACTCTTTATTGTCCAAAATCAATGCATTAAAGATTATTTTAGAATTATGAAAATCTCACTATTTTTCCTGTTTGTGTATACCTTCCAATTAATGGCGGTAAATGCAGAAGCTCAAAATGCTATAATTAAAGTTCCTTCCAAGTCTTTGTCTATTGGACAGTTGATAACAGAAATAGAAAGACAAACGGACTATCTGGTGGTATATAGTAATCATGAAATAGATGTAGATCGTACAGTGGTGATGCAAAAGATATCGGGAAAGGTTTCTAGTTTTCTGGATGCGGCTTTTGCAAAGACGGACATAAACTATCAATTTAAGAATGATTATATAATGCTGTCTGTTGATAAGGCTGATAAAAATAAGGTACAGCAGCAAGCTCAGAAAATAACAGGCATGGTAAACGATGAAAACGGAGAACCTGTTATTGGCGCTAATGTTAGTGTAATTGGTCAATCAATAGGTACAATAACAGATATAAACGGGAGATTTACTATTAACGCTCCTCAAGGAAGTTCTATTCAGGTATCCTTCATCGGGTTCAAATCACAAATAATAACTGTGAACAAGAGCCATTTGAATATAAAACTGATTGATGATACGATGACTCTT
The DNA window shown above is from Bacteroides faecium and carries:
- the rhaB gene encoding rhamnulokinase translates to MKQNFFAVDLGATSGRTILGTFIEGGLNLEEINRFPNHLIEVGGHFYWDIYALYRHIIDGLKLVAHRGESIASIGIDTWGVDFVCVGKDGNLLRQPYAYRDPHTVGAPEALFSRISRSEVYGKTGIQIMNFNSLFQLDTLRRNNDSALAAADKILFMPDALSYMLTGEMVTEYTIASTAQLVNAQTRSLEPELLKAVGLSEKNFGRFVFPGEKVGVLTEEVQKITGLGAIPVIAVAGHDTGSAVAAVPALDRNFAYLSSGTWSLMGVETDAPVINAETEALNFTNEGGVEGTIRLLKNICGMWLLERCRLNWGDTSYPELISEADACEPFRSLINPDDDCFANPADMEKAIAEYCHATGQPVPGQRGQVVRCIFESLALRYRQVLENLRSLSPRPIDTLHVIGGGSRNDLLNQFTANAIGIPVVAGPSEATAIGNVMIQAMAAGEATDVAGMRRLINSSIPLKTYQPQDTEAWDAAYIHFKNCIR
- a CDS encoding L-rhamnose isomerase, whose amino-acid sequence is MKKEELIQKAYEIAVERYAAVGVDTEQVLKTMQDFHLSLHCWQADDVAGFEVQAGSLTGGIQATGNYPGKARNIDELRADILKAASYIPGTHRLNLHEIYGDFQGKVVDRDQVEPEHFKSWIEWGKEHNMKLDFNSTSFSHPKSGDLSLSNPDEGIRQFWIEHTKRCRAVAEEMGKAQGDPCIMNLWVHDGSKDITVNRMKYRALLKDSLDQIFATEYKNMKDCIESKVFGIGLESYTVGSNDFYIGYGASRNKMITLDTGHFHPTESVADKVSSLLLYVPELMLHVSRPVRWDSDHVTIMDDPTMELFSEIVRCGALDRVHYGLDYFDASINRIGAYVIGSRAAQKCMTRALLEPIAKLREYEANGQGFQRLALLEEEKALPWNAVWDMFCLKNNVPVGEDFIAEIEKYEAEVTSKR
- the rhaT gene encoding L-rhamnose/proton symporter RhaT, encoding MEILIGLLIIAIGSFCQSSSYVPIKKVKEWSWESFWLIQGVFAWLVFPFLGSLLGVPQGGSLLDLWGAGGAGMSIFYGVLWGVGGLTFGLSMRYLGVALGQSISLGTCAGFGTLLPALFAGTNLLAGNGLILLLGVCITLAGIAVIGYAGSLRAQNMSEEEKRAAVKDFALTKGLLVALLAGVMSACFALGLDAGTPIKEAALAGGVEGLYAGLPVIFLVTFGGFLTNAVYCLQQNVANKSMGDYAKGKVWGNNLVFCALAGVLWYMQFFGLEMGKSFLTESPVLLAFSWCILMALNVTFSNVWGIILKEWKGVSTKTITVLICGLVVLIFSLVFPNLF
- the rhaD gene encoding rhamnulose-1-phosphate aldolase, whose amino-acid sequence is MKSILENRPALAREVNKVAEVAGYLWQKGWAERNGGNITVNITEFVDDEIRQMQPISEVKQIGVTLPYLKGCYFYCKGTNKRMRDLARWPMENGSVIRILDDCASYVIIADEAVAPTSELPSHLSVHNDLLSKNSPYKASVHTHPIELIAMTHCPKFLEKDVATNLLWSMIPETKAFCPRGLGIIPYKLPSSVELAEATIKELQDYDVVMWEKHGVFAVDCDVMQAFDQIDVLNKSALIYIAAKNMGFEPDGMSQEQMKEMSVAFNLPK
- the fucO gene encoding lactaldehyde reductase translates to MNRIILNETSYFGAGCRSVIAVEAARRGFKKAFFVTDKDLIKFGVAAEIIKVFDENKIPYELYSDVKANPTIANVQNGVAAYKASGADFIVALGGGSSIDTAKGIGIVVNNPDFADVKSLEGVADTKHKAVPTFALPTTAGTAAEVTINYVIIDEDARKKMVCVDPNDIPAVAIVDPELMYSMPKGLTAATGMDALTHAIESYITPGAWAMSDMFELKAIEMIAQNLKAAVDNGKDVVAREAMSQAQYIAGMGFSNVGLGIVHSMAHPLGAFYDTPHGVANALLLPYVMEYNAESPAAPKYINIAKAMGVDTAEMSEAEGVKAAIEAVKALSLSIGIPQKLHEINVKEEDIPALAVAAFNDVCTGGNPRPTSVEDIEALYHKAF
- a CDS encoding AraC family transcriptional regulator; protein product: MTEDNSLGLEFKYLIVNDMDRKFGLWVNTVGYQSIPPDSPYPLKEHPSGYFFNAEKGRVLREYQLVYITKGRGLFSSDSTSEKQVCKGRLMVLFPGQWHTYRPLRQTGWTEYYIGFEGPAIDAIVDTSFLSPEQQILEVGINEELVSLFSRALAVAEADKISAQQYLSGIVLHMIGMILSVSKNKVFEMSDVDQKIEQAKIIMNENVSGNVDPEELAMRLNISYSWFRRVFKEYTGYAPAKYFQELKLRKAKQMLVGTSQSVKEISFFLGFQSTEYFFSFFKKRTGLTPLEYRSFGREE
- a CDS encoding RNA polymerase sigma-70 factor; this translates as MIPEKQHVDFEQIYIAYFSRMKYFAQEYVLSDEDAENIVQDVFLELWERKEMLELPINIIAYLFTAIKNRCIDFLRRKILIRDIEDKLQEEYRLTLQVKYYSLEHFDLDILEEKSIEQILSKAIDALPEKCREIFIKNKIEGKKQKEIAAELNISVNTVETQMGIAYKKLKTELKDYFPLFLFLLYL
- a CDS encoding FecR family protein, translated to MDERILKYFQNELDIAERLKLLREIEKDDILKKQFSEYQNIRALMNLSSYMENVEEGKVKYSHFTQWVLNRKRHQYLFKLMKYAAAVVLLIVSTCWLTLWTSSRLSNDNLIAETNTLYVPAGQRACITLQDGSVVWLNAQSTLIYPSHFWGTERKVQIIGEAFFEIAKNEKKPFYVVAQNVEMRVLGTKFNVYSYPETGLTRTSLIEGAVQVSCDDGREKVILKPNEQVTVRNGQMTVDLIEFPDALLWKEGIYSFNNERLIDITKKLELYYDVKIVVSSQQLRNIRYTCKFRQRDGIDEILKVIQQIHHFKINKDKEKNTFTLN